In Candidatus Deferrimicrobium sp., a single genomic region encodes these proteins:
- the cbiQ gene encoding cobalt ECF transporter T component CbiQ: protein MTFEAAYSGIGRLDLLSYRDTVVHRLDPRAKVVATLAFVIVVVSFPKYEVLSLLPFFLFPILIAALGDIPAGFIAKRVVVVSPFAVFVGIFNPLFDSSTVAIAPGFPVSAGWISFASIMVKFTLTISAALLLIATTSFPGICRGLRRLGLPVLFVSQLLFLYRYLFVLMEEAIRVVRARDMRSFGTRGTGMRVVVRIVGTLFLRTVERADRIYGAMLARGFRGEVPSMRREAMRPSDAAFLLAAGCFFALCRFVPIPQLLGRMVRGMAG, encoded by the coding sequence GTGACTTTCGAAGCCGCATATTCCGGGATCGGACGGCTGGACCTCCTCTCCTACCGGGACACGGTCGTCCACCGGCTGGACCCGCGCGCCAAGGTAGTTGCGACATTGGCGTTTGTGATCGTTGTCGTCTCCTTCCCGAAGTACGAGGTCCTGTCGCTCCTCCCCTTCTTCCTGTTCCCGATCCTGATCGCGGCCCTTGGCGACATTCCGGCAGGTTTCATCGCGAAAAGAGTCGTTGTCGTCTCCCCCTTCGCGGTGTTCGTCGGGATCTTCAACCCCCTCTTCGACTCCTCGACGGTCGCGATCGCCCCCGGCTTCCCGGTTTCCGCCGGGTGGATCTCCTTCGCATCGATCATGGTGAAGTTCACGCTGACGATCAGCGCGGCTCTCCTTCTGATCGCGACGACCTCCTTTCCAGGCATCTGCCGCGGCTTGCGCCGACTGGGGCTCCCCGTACTCTTCGTGTCCCAGCTCCTCTTCCTGTACCGGTACCTCTTCGTTCTCATGGAGGAGGCGATACGCGTCGTCCGCGCGCGGGACATGCGCTCCTTCGGAACGCGGGGCACCGGCATGCGGGTCGTTGTCCGCATCGTGGGCACTCTTTTCCTGCGCACCGTGGAACGGGCGGACCGGATCTACGGAGCGATGCTGGCGCGCGGTTTCCGGGGGGAAGTCCCTTCGATGCGGCGCGAGGCGATGCGGCCTTCCGACGCCGCCTTCCTGCTGGCGGCGGGCTGCTTCTTCGCCCTGTGCCGATTCGTCCCCATACCGCAGCTGCTCGGACGCATGGTCCGGGGGATGGCCGGATGA
- the larA gene encoding nickel-dependent lactate racemase: MKKSNLVLHYGRRSLPLPAGFFPRVDLLMAKHQQLPPSEDGHIGSRLARPAGALPLSRLARRGDRVAIAISDITRYSATERILPFLLRETDAACIPRDRVTLFVARGTHRAMTEPEVREAVGPEIDSGVLVEQSDPDEDLVTLGTTSRGTEVHVSRRLMEHDRIVLTGTISFHYFAGFGGGRKALVPGCAGRETARQTHFLIFRTDGPGKHPMARPGILAGNPVHEDIVEAVSMASPTFLVNTLLTPGKRLFDLVAGHWQKAHEEGCARYAKHFRVQVAKRYPLVIASAGGFPKDINLIQSHKALDNAFLATERGGVLILLAECPDGFGSPHFFPWFRHQDPDAMELELRANYQIYGQTAHAVLTKTRACHVILVSTLPAENVEAMGMSTAATLTEAIRTAKAILGELPVPLVIPDAGYVLPDPAG; this comes from the coding sequence ATGAAGAAATCCAACCTCGTCCTCCATTACGGGCGAAGATCCCTGCCGCTCCCGGCCGGGTTCTTCCCACGGGTGGACCTCCTCATGGCGAAGCACCAGCAGCTTCCCCCGTCGGAGGATGGACACATCGGGAGTCGGCTCGCCCGGCCAGCGGGCGCCCTTCCGCTGTCCCGGCTGGCCCGCCGGGGAGACCGGGTCGCGATCGCGATTTCGGACATCACCCGCTACAGCGCAACGGAAAGAATCCTTCCGTTCCTGCTGCGCGAAACCGACGCGGCGTGCATACCGCGGGATCGCGTGACGCTCTTCGTCGCCCGGGGAACACATCGCGCCATGACGGAGCCCGAGGTGCGGGAGGCGGTCGGGCCGGAGATCGACTCGGGAGTCCTCGTGGAGCAGTCGGATCCGGACGAGGACCTCGTGACGCTCGGGACGACCTCGCGCGGCACGGAGGTTCACGTCTCCCGGCGGCTGATGGAGCACGACCGGATCGTCCTGACGGGGACGATCTCGTTCCACTACTTCGCGGGGTTCGGGGGCGGGCGGAAAGCGCTGGTGCCAGGATGCGCGGGGAGGGAGACGGCCCGCCAGACGCACTTCCTCATCTTCCGGACCGACGGCCCCGGGAAGCACCCGATGGCGCGCCCGGGGATCCTTGCGGGGAACCCGGTCCACGAGGATATCGTCGAGGCCGTTTCGATGGCCTCGCCGACCTTTCTGGTGAACACGCTGCTCACCCCCGGCAAGCGGCTCTTCGACCTTGTGGCCGGGCACTGGCAAAAGGCCCACGAAGAGGGGTGCGCGCGGTACGCGAAGCATTTCCGGGTGCAGGTCGCGAAGCGGTACCCTCTGGTGATCGCCTCCGCGGGCGGCTTCCCGAAGGACATCAACCTGATCCAGTCCCACAAGGCGCTGGACAACGCGTTCCTCGCGACGGAACGCGGAGGGGTGCTGATCCTTCTCGCCGAGTGCCCGGACGGCTTCGGCAGCCCCCACTTCTTCCCCTGGTTCCGCCACCAAGACCCCGACGCGATGGAGCTGGAGCTGCGTGCGAACTACCAGATCTACGGGCAGACCGCGCACGCCGTCCTTACCAAGACCCGCGCATGCCATGTGATCCTCGTCTCCACTCTTCCCGCGGAAAACGTGGAAGCGATGGGAATGTCCACGGCGGCGACGCTTACGGAGGCGATCCGCACGGCGAAGGCGATCCTCGGGGAGTTGCCCGTCCCTCTCGTCATCCC
- a CDS encoding ABC transporter ATP-binding protein → MSHHLLEFHDVRFRYPDGTEALKGVSFLITHGESVGIVGANGAGKSTLLLHMNGHLLPTSGGVTVGEIPLRKETRPEIRRKVGVVFQNPDDQLVMPTVFDDVAFGPLNLGLPPDRVRERVDEALGQVGALALADKPPHHLSGGEKSAVAIATVIAMKPDILVMDEPASSLDPKARRAVIGLLNSFAHSKVVASHDLDLILDVCARCLVIRDGAIVADGPSAEILSDATLLAENNLELPLTLQGRPPREATPR, encoded by the coding sequence ATGAGCCATCACCTCCTCGAGTTCCATGACGTCCGTTTCCGGTACCCCGACGGCACGGAGGCGCTGAAAGGAGTTTCCTTCCTGATCACGCACGGCGAGTCGGTCGGCATCGTCGGGGCGAACGGCGCGGGGAAGTCGACGCTGCTTCTCCACATGAACGGGCACCTGCTTCCCACGTCGGGCGGTGTGACGGTCGGGGAGATCCCGCTCCGGAAGGAGACCCGGCCGGAGATCCGCAGGAAGGTCGGGGTCGTCTTCCAGAACCCCGACGACCAGCTCGTCATGCCGACCGTTTTCGACGACGTCGCCTTCGGCCCCCTGAACCTCGGGCTGCCGCCGGACCGGGTCCGGGAGCGGGTGGACGAGGCTCTCGGGCAGGTGGGCGCCCTTGCGCTCGCCGACAAGCCGCCGCATCACCTATCAGGAGGGGAGAAAAGCGCCGTGGCGATCGCCACGGTCATCGCGATGAAGCCCGACATCCTCGTCATGGACGAGCCCGCCTCCAGCCTCGACCCGAAGGCGCGGCGCGCGGTCATCGGATTGCTCAACTCCTTCGCGCACTCCAAGGTCGTCGCCTCGCACGACCTCGACCTCATCCTCGACGTCTGCGCCCGATGCCTCGTGATCCGGGACGGTGCGATCGTCGCCGACGGACCCTCGGCGGAAATCCTCTCCGACGCGACGCTGCTCGCGGAGAACAATCTGGAGCTTCCCCTGACCCTCCAGGGGCGCCCCCCCAGGGAGGCAACACCCCGATGA